A window of the Mucilaginibacter sp. cycad4 genome harbors these coding sequences:
- a CDS encoding cold-shock protein, which produces MMQGTVKFFNETKGFGFITPTNGGAEVFVHVSGLIDTIRENDSVTYDVEQGKKGLNAVNVKVG; this is translated from the coding sequence ATAATGCAAGGAACAGTAAAATTCTTTAATGAAACCAAAGGTTTCGGATTTATTACACCAACTAACGGTGGCGCCGAAGTTTTTGTACACGTCTCAGGCCTGATCGACACTATCCGTGAAAACGATAGCGTTACCTACGATGTAGAGCAAGGCAAAAAAGGCTTAAATGCGGTAAATGTAAAAGTAGGTTAA
- the hemH gene encoding ferrochelatase yields the protein MAKKGILLVNLGTPDSPSTADVKRYLNEFLMDPRVIDIGTISRTLLVKGLIVPFRAPKSAKLYQAIWDPKTGSPLLHYSLLQQQALQQRLGDEYMVELAMRYQNPSIESALEKLKAALVESIRVIPLFPQYASASTGSVYEKVMGIVGKWPTSPNITFINSFHDNELMIETFADNAQKYNPETYDHVLFSFHGLPQRQLIKADHTHNHCLKSAGCCETLTDANRFCYSAQSHHTAKLIAEKMGIPREKYTICFQSRLGNDPWVQPYTSEIVAKLAGEGKKRLLVFCPAFVADCLETVYEVTTEYGDEFKALGGEHVQLVESLNDAPKFIDALVKMVNPEVV from the coding sequence ATGGCTAAAAAAGGAATTTTACTGGTTAACCTGGGCACACCGGATAGCCCAAGTACAGCAGATGTAAAGCGTTATTTGAATGAGTTTTTGATGGACCCGCGGGTTATTGATATCGGAACCATTTCACGTACCCTTTTAGTTAAAGGCCTTATTGTTCCGTTCAGGGCGCCAAAATCGGCTAAATTGTACCAGGCCATCTGGGATCCCAAAACAGGTTCGCCGCTGTTACACTACAGCCTTTTACAACAGCAGGCGTTACAACAGCGCCTTGGCGATGAGTATATGGTTGAGCTGGCTATGCGTTACCAAAACCCATCTATCGAATCGGCTTTGGAGAAACTGAAGGCAGCCCTTGTTGAAAGCATCCGGGTGATCCCTTTGTTTCCGCAATATGCATCGGCCAGTACAGGTTCGGTTTATGAAAAGGTAATGGGTATTGTTGGAAAATGGCCAACATCCCCAAATATCACTTTCATCAACTCGTTTCATGATAATGAGCTGATGATTGAAACTTTTGCAGATAACGCTCAAAAATATAACCCTGAAACTTACGACCATGTTTTGTTCAGCTTTCACGGCTTACCGCAAAGGCAGCTGATCAAAGCTGATCATACACATAACCATTGCCTTAAATCTGCAGGTTGCTGCGAAACGCTTACCGATGCAAACAGGTTTTGCTATTCGGCACAATCACATCATACGGCTAAGCTGATAGCTGAAAAAATGGGCATTCCGAGAGAGAAATATACCATCTGCTTTCAATCGCGGCTGGGCAACGACCCGTGGGTACAACCCTACACCAGCGAAATTGTAGCCAAACTGGCCGGCGAAGGTAAAAAACGCCTTTTGGTATTTTGCCCGGCTTTTGTAGCCGACTGCCTCGAAACCGTATATGAAGTAACTACCGAGTATGGCGATGAGTTTAAAGCCCTCGGCGGCGAGCATGTTCAACTGGTGGAAAGCCTGAACGATGCGCCTAAGTTTATTGATGCTTTGGTAAAGATGGTAAACCCTGAGGTGGTTTAA
- a CDS encoding IS110 family transposase — protein sequence MSKTLEIVHPNAAGIDIGSRNFFVDAGEDQIRIFPTFTADCNAIRDYLLSLGINTVAMESTGVYWITLYTVLEEAGVEVYLVNGRDVKNVPGRKSDVKDCQWLRQLHGYGLLRKSFIPEIEMRKVRSYLRLRQDHIRAAATQVHLMQKALTQMNIRFTEVINDISGASGIRMITAILGGERDAITLAELCHERILEKKRDLVIKSLEGHYSEEHLFALRQAYGTCCYYNSLIKECDAEIERQLKDMSKDKDDIETAVKRKPIRYHKPEIDNLHKPLLKLTGGKDPIGIAGITDYSFLQIVSEVGTDMSPWPTEKHFSGWLKLAPMKSSSGKMHKRVRMKRQNNAGLIFRNLAQGLLNSKHLALGAFGRRIRARRGSPIAIKAIARKIACYYYRVMTNGSEFVEKGIEAYQNHLKEQKRKQLEKLALQFNMQLVPA from the coding sequence ATGTCAAAAACACTTGAGATCGTCCATCCCAATGCGGCAGGGATAGATATTGGCAGCAGAAATTTCTTTGTAGATGCAGGCGAAGATCAGATCCGTATCTTCCCCACTTTTACGGCAGACTGTAACGCGATCCGTGATTACTTGCTTTCTTTAGGTATCAATACAGTAGCGATGGAATCCACGGGTGTTTACTGGATAACACTATACACAGTTTTGGAGGAAGCGGGTGTAGAAGTTTACCTTGTAAATGGGCGTGATGTAAAAAATGTCCCAGGTCGAAAAAGCGATGTGAAAGACTGTCAATGGCTTCGTCAATTGCATGGCTATGGCCTTTTACGGAAAAGTTTTATACCGGAAATTGAAATGCGTAAAGTTAGAAGTTACCTCCGTTTGCGGCAAGATCATATCCGTGCCGCCGCCACACAGGTTCACTTGATGCAGAAAGCTCTAACCCAAATGAATATCCGTTTTACAGAAGTGATTAACGATATCAGCGGAGCGAGCGGAATACGCATGATAACAGCCATACTTGGAGGCGAAAGAGATGCCATTACGCTGGCAGAATTATGTCATGAGCGGATACTGGAAAAGAAAAGAGATCTGGTGATTAAATCACTGGAGGGGCATTATAGCGAGGAGCATCTGTTCGCCTTGCGTCAGGCTTATGGCACCTGTTGCTATTACAATAGTTTAATAAAAGAATGCGATGCAGAGATAGAGCGTCAGTTAAAAGATATGTCAAAAGATAAAGACGATATTGAAACAGCTGTAAAACGCAAACCGATTCGTTACCATAAACCTGAAATAGATAACCTGCATAAGCCTTTGCTGAAATTGACAGGAGGCAAAGACCCGATAGGCATAGCAGGAATAACCGATTACAGTTTTCTCCAGATCGTAAGCGAGGTGGGAACAGATATGAGTCCCTGGCCAACAGAAAAGCACTTTAGTGGCTGGTTGAAACTGGCACCGATGAAATCGAGTTCGGGAAAGATGCATAAACGGGTACGGATGAAGCGTCAAAATAATGCAGGGCTGATATTCAGAAATCTGGCCCAGGGTCTATTGAACAGCAAACACCTCGCTCTTGGGGCATTTGGTCGGAGAATACGTGCAAGGCGGGGAAGTCCTATCGCCATAAAGGCAATAGCGCGAAAGATAGCGTGCTATTATTATAGGGTAATGACTAATGGCAGTGAGTTTGTAGAAAAAGGAATAGAGGCCTATCAAAACCATTTAAAAGAACAGAAAAGGAAGCAACTTGAAAAATTGGCACTACAGTTTAATATGCAATTAGTCCCTGCATAA
- a CDS encoding fatty acid desaturase, translated as MQKRPSYIGLLVAALVIGCWATSIILLMQWRFSFANPFVYIFMLVQMHLYTGLFITAHDAMHGTVSPNRSINNFVGYLSTFLYASFWYPQLYTKHHKHHIHVHTHEDPDYHRGSFFAWYVQFIRNYLSIWQIVVMAIVFNILKIWVPQPNLIMFWVVPSLLSTLQLFYFGTYQPHKGEHDNRHFARSQRRNHIAAFFSCYFFGYHYEHHESPGVPWWRLWKAPLPEKQKLTNS; from the coding sequence ATGCAAAAACGCCCTTCATATATCGGTTTATTGGTAGCAGCCCTGGTAATTGGCTGCTGGGCAACAAGCATTATATTGCTGATGCAGTGGCGCTTCAGTTTCGCGAACCCCTTTGTTTATATATTCATGTTAGTGCAGATGCACCTGTATACCGGGCTGTTCATCACTGCGCATGATGCCATGCATGGTACAGTTTCGCCCAATAGAAGTATAAATAACTTTGTTGGTTACCTGAGTACTTTTCTATATGCCTCATTTTGGTACCCGCAATTGTATACCAAACATCATAAGCATCATATTCACGTACATACACATGAAGATCCGGATTACCATAGGGGCAGTTTTTTTGCGTGGTATGTACAGTTTATTCGCAACTACTTGTCTATATGGCAAATTGTGGTGATGGCTATTGTTTTTAATATCCTGAAGATCTGGGTCCCGCAGCCAAACCTCATTATGTTTTGGGTGGTGCCGTCGTTGCTAAGCACCTTACAGTTATTTTACTTCGGCACCTACCAGCCCCACAAAGGAGAGCATGATAACCGGCATTTTGCCCGCAGTCAGCGCCGAAACCATATAGCCGCTTTTTTTAGCTGTTATTTTTTTGGATATCATTATGAGCATCACGAATCGCCGGGCGTGCCGTGGTGGAGGTTGTGGAAAGCTCCATTGCCCGAAAAGCAGAAATTGACCAATTCATAG
- a CDS encoding 4-hydroxy-3-methylbut-2-enyl diphosphate reductase, whose protein sequence is MGDYQLKVTIDQDSGFCFGVVYAIDMAEEILEEDGYLYCLGDIVHNDEEVERLKARGLRIIEHSQLKDLHNEKVLIRAHGEAPDTYRTALENNITLIDASCPVVLKLQNRIKTSYDSNEKVLIFGKHGHAEVVGLQGQTNDEAIVFQDIAELDNVELPHNITLYSQTTKSMDKFYSVKDELISRGYALKANDTICRQVSNRDKDLPKFATRFDKIVFVSGKKSSNGKVLFEVCRKHNPNTYFISSTDELDKNMFAPNDTIGIAGATSTPMWLMQKVKAALESF, encoded by the coding sequence ATGGGAGATTATCAGTTAAAGGTTACTATTGACCAGGATTCGGGCTTTTGCTTTGGAGTGGTTTATGCCATTGATATGGCCGAGGAGATTTTAGAAGAAGACGGATACCTGTATTGCCTTGGCGATATTGTGCATAATGATGAAGAGGTTGAACGCCTGAAAGCAAGAGGCCTGCGCATCATTGAACACAGCCAGCTTAAAGATCTCCATAATGAAAAGGTACTCATCCGTGCGCATGGTGAAGCCCCCGATACTTATCGTACGGCTTTAGAAAATAATATTACCCTTATTGATGCCTCCTGCCCGGTAGTACTTAAACTGCAAAACCGCATCAAAACCTCATACGACTCCAACGAGAAGGTCCTCATCTTTGGCAAACACGGTCATGCCGAAGTAGTTGGCCTGCAGGGGCAAACCAATGATGAAGCGATAGTTTTCCAGGATATTGCCGAGCTGGACAATGTAGAACTTCCGCATAATATCACACTGTACAGCCAAACCACCAAGAGTATGGATAAATTCTACTCGGTAAAGGATGAGCTTATTTCACGCGGATATGCCCTTAAGGCCAATGACACTATTTGCCGCCAGGTTAGCAACCGCGATAAAGACCTGCCTAAATTTGCAACGCGTTTTGATAAGATCGTTTTTGTATCGGGCAAAAAATCATCAAACGGTAAGGTGCTGTTTGAAGTATGCCGCAAACATAACCCCAACACGTACTTCATATCCTCAACCGACGAACTGGATAAAAACATGTTTGCACCAAATGATACCATTGGTATTGCCGGCGCTACATCAACCCCCATGTGGCTGATGCAAAAAGTAAAAGCCGCGCTTGAAAGTTTTTAA
- a CDS encoding carotenoid biosynthesis protein: protein MERAKNLKPIASDNSARAKNRICIIVIFLFHLVGLTGFIIPSLTVLFIALVPWHLLLMLAVIIYSYDSMNGRFLLFAVITFIAGFMAEYIGVHTGLIFGHYEYGGTLGTKLFEIPLMIGVNWFLLIYAAGVTLQRSRLKSALVRILSGAMILTLLDVLIEPIAIQFDYWHWLDAGVPFKNYVCWFVLSALLLFIFEQFKFKRQSIAAPALLIAQFVFFAVLNFVY, encoded by the coding sequence GTGGAAAGGGCGAAAAATTTGAAGCCCATAGCATCCGATAATTCTGCCCGGGCAAAAAACAGGATCTGTATCATAGTTATCTTCTTGTTTCACCTGGTAGGGTTAACAGGCTTTATTATCCCCTCATTAACCGTATTATTTATAGCACTGGTACCATGGCATTTGCTATTGATGCTCGCGGTTATCATTTATAGTTATGACAGCATGAACGGCAGGTTTCTGCTGTTTGCGGTAATTACTTTTATTGCAGGCTTTATGGCCGAATACATCGGCGTACATACCGGCTTGATCTTCGGGCATTACGAGTATGGCGGTACCCTTGGTACAAAACTGTTTGAGATCCCGCTGATGATCGGGGTAAATTGGTTTTTACTGATTTATGCCGCGGGTGTTACCCTGCAGAGAAGCCGCTTAAAAAGTGCATTGGTAAGGATACTTTCAGGCGCTATGATCCTCACCTTGCTCGATGTTCTGATAGAGCCTATTGCCATACAGTTTGATTACTGGCATTGGCTGGATGCCGGCGTTCCGTTTAAAAACTATGTTTGCTGGTTCGTGCTGAGTGCATTGCTGCTTTTCATATTTGAGCAGTTTAAATTTAAGCGGCAAAGCATTGCTGCCCCGGCATTATTGATTGCGCAATTTGTGTTTTTTGCTGTTTTGAATTTTGTGTATTAA
- a CDS encoding glycosyltransferase, with translation MTIAILITLFFIILRFAVTLFNYISNPKLPHIGRYYSDKVSILIPARNEAENILTLLNSIHQQDYNNYEVIIYDDDSSDDTYRVCTEFAAGHPHFRVLKGGKLPGGWMGKNYACHQMAKQADGKYLLFLDADEQISNRLINSAVHRMHLHQLGLLSLFSNQTMLTLGENLVIPLMHFILLNLLPLRLVYIVKNASVAAASGQFMLFDAAIYHKHQWHKAVKNKVVEDVEIMRLIKTERYNGEALLANGMISCRMYRGYGEAINGFSKNFLAAFNYSIIGFLVYITIIIAGPLIILTTLNMPLILFTAGLIFLTRIMISLSAGQKAEYNILLHPAQMFSLLIVAVLSIQRYLTKTTMWKGRKI, from the coding sequence GTGACAATAGCTATATTAATAACCCTATTTTTTATCATACTCAGGTTTGCGGTAACACTGTTCAATTATATCTCCAACCCTAAGCTGCCCCATATAGGCAGGTATTATTCTGATAAAGTTTCGATCCTCATCCCTGCACGTAATGAGGCCGAAAATATATTAACGCTGTTAAATTCCATTCATCAGCAGGATTATAACAACTATGAGGTTATTATTTATGATGATGATTCAAGCGATGATACTTACCGGGTTTGTACTGAATTTGCCGCCGGGCACCCTCACTTCAGGGTATTAAAAGGCGGTAAATTACCGGGCGGCTGGATGGGTAAAAATTACGCCTGTCATCAAATGGCCAAACAGGCCGATGGTAAATACCTGCTGTTTTTAGATGCCGACGAGCAGATCAGTAACCGCCTTATCAACAGTGCCGTGCACCGTATGCATTTGCACCAGCTGGGTTTACTAAGCCTGTTCAGCAATCAAACCATGCTTACCCTTGGCGAAAACCTGGTAATACCGCTTATGCATTTCATATTGCTAAACCTGCTGCCTTTGCGCCTGGTATATATCGTAAAAAATGCTTCTGTGGCGGCTGCCAGCGGGCAGTTTATGTTGTTTGATGCTGCCATTTATCACAAACACCAATGGCACAAAGCGGTAAAAAATAAAGTGGTGGAAGATGTAGAGATCATGCGTCTGATCAAAACCGAACGTTATAATGGTGAGGCATTACTGGCCAACGGCATGATCAGCTGCCGCATGTACCGGGGATATGGCGAAGCTATAAATGGGTTCAGTAAAAATTTCCTTGCGGCTTTTAACTACAGCATCATTGGTTTTTTGGTGTACATCACCATCATTATTGCCGGTCCGCTGATTATCCTGACAACCCTGAACATGCCGCTGATACTTTTTACAGCAGGCCTGATTTTTCTTACTCGGATCATGATCTCCCTTTCGGCCGGTCAAAAGGCAGAGTATAACATCCTTTTGCATCCTGCACAGATGTTTAGCCTGCTAATAGTGGCTGTTTTATCCATACAAAGGTATCTTACCAAAACCACGATGTGGAAAGGGCGAAAAATTTGA
- a CDS encoding lysophospholipid acyltransferase family protein, which produces MIRNKENLFMNRIVHHYIKWIVGKTFHELLFNDIEVDKNKSVLLIGNHFSFWDGLILYCVNEKLLKKKLHVMILEETSRKERFLKYVGAFSVKKDSKSILQSLDYAAELLNDPANLVLMFPQGKLYANFVTNINFEKGVMRIIEKATGNFQLVFVSTFIQYFKHKKPTATVYLKSEPENYTGKSISNLQEAYQRHYEASKLLQTEFDI; this is translated from the coding sequence ATGATCCGCAATAAAGAAAACTTGTTCATGAACCGGATTGTCCATCATTATATTAAATGGATAGTTGGCAAAACGTTTCACGAACTGCTGTTTAATGATATAGAGGTAGATAAAAACAAGTCGGTACTGCTTATAGGTAATCACTTCAGTTTTTGGGATGGACTGATCCTGTACTGTGTCAACGAAAAACTATTGAAGAAAAAACTGCATGTGATGATCCTGGAAGAAACCTCCCGTAAAGAGCGGTTTCTAAAATATGTTGGTGCTTTTTCTGTAAAAAAAGACTCAAAGAGTATTCTCCAATCACTCGATTATGCGGCCGAATTGCTTAACGACCCGGCAAATTTGGTTTTAATGTTTCCGCAGGGCAAACTGTATGCTAACTTTGTTACAAACATAAATTTTGAAAAAGGGGTTATGCGGATAATTGAAAAAGCAACCGGGAATTTTCAGCTGGTTTTTGTTTCAACTTTTATCCAGTACTTTAAACATAAAAAACCAACAGCAACCGTTTATTTAAAAAGCGAACCAGAAAATTACACCGGTAAAAGCATAAGTAACTTACAGGAAGCCTACCAAAGGCACTACGAAGCATCCAAACTACTGCAAACCGAATTTGATATATAA
- a CDS encoding lysophospholipid acyltransferase family protein gives MEPSRKKKFWSKLFISCVRWWIGRNFKEVNVQPFEPRPGHSILLLTNHFSWWDGFIANRTAVYDLKKQFYIMMQQDQFDQHSYFRYIGAYSIQKGSRAILDSLSYSAGILNDPDNLIVIFPQGELYSNHETHIRVETGVYKLMRQIKGPCQVVYHCTLIDYFESLKPRAYVHLFDLGVANELTFEQLKENINKAHQQALKNQINMEH, from the coding sequence ATGGAACCTTCGCGTAAAAAGAAATTCTGGAGTAAACTATTCATCAGTTGCGTAAGATGGTGGATTGGCCGTAATTTTAAAGAGGTTAATGTACAGCCCTTTGAGCCGCGCCCGGGCCATTCAATATTGCTTTTGACCAATCATTTTAGCTGGTGGGACGGCTTCATTGCTAACCGGACAGCTGTTTATGACCTCAAAAAGCAATTCTACATCATGATGCAGCAGGACCAGTTTGATCAGCATAGCTATTTTCGGTACATTGGGGCTTACTCCATTCAAAAAGGGTCGAGGGCAATACTTGACTCGCTCAGCTATTCGGCCGGGATATTAAATGATCCGGATAACCTGATCGTGATATTTCCGCAGGGCGAACTATACTCAAACCATGAAACGCATATCCGTGTTGAAACCGGTGTTTATAAACTAATGCGGCAGATAAAAGGCCCCTGCCAGGTGGTTTATCATTGTACCCTGATCGATTACTTTGAAAGCCTGAAGCCCCGTGCGTATGTTCACCTGTTTGATTTAGGCGTTGCCAATGAGCTTACTTTTGAACAGTTAAAGGAGAACATTAATAAGGCACATCAGCAAGCACTGAAGAATCAAATTAATATGGAGCACTAA
- a CDS encoding alpha/beta hydrolase — protein sequence MGFLHLPGLGKAHFHEYGTGQKPLLAFHGYGMTGKQFQVLDQSVLPQYHIYGFDHFFHGESRLDGWTEQQILAGMPKAMVRSYMEEWFKLYGRQRFSVMGYSIGANLALILVEEYADMIDNIILMAPDGLAVFKGFHFILHNKLGRAIFRTATKSKWLAPFLVKSMKTVGAIDESLYRIAYNEIDTEQKRLDTYYTLNLIRQLKPDAGKIARLINQYKIKCLLIFGKHDKLFPQSAAMPFLGMLDEAEVHEVDLGHWLVTKALDEYLVK from the coding sequence ATGGGTTTTTTACATCTGCCCGGCTTGGGCAAAGCACATTTTCACGAATATGGTACCGGCCAAAAACCGCTGCTGGCCTTTCACGGTTACGGCATGACTGGTAAGCAGTTTCAAGTGCTTGATCAATCGGTTTTACCTCAGTATCATATTTATGGTTTCGATCATTTTTTTCACGGCGAAAGCAGGCTGGATGGCTGGACGGAACAACAGATCCTGGCCGGGATGCCCAAAGCCATGGTGCGCAGCTATATGGAAGAGTGGTTTAAACTTTACGGCCGGCAGCGCTTTTCGGTAATGGGTTACTCCATCGGCGCTAACCTGGCCCTGATATTGGTTGAAGAATATGCCGACATGATTGATAATATCATTTTAATGGCCCCCGATGGCCTGGCCGTATTTAAAGGCTTTCATTTTATACTGCATAATAAGCTTGGCCGCGCAATTTTCCGCACAGCTACAAAAAGCAAATGGCTGGCACCTTTTTTAGTTAAGAGCATGAAAACCGTTGGCGCCATTGACGAAAGCCTTTACCGCATAGCTTATAATGAAATTGATACCGAACAAAAACGGCTTGACACTTATTATACCCTAAATTTGATCAGGCAGTTAAAACCCGATGCCGGGAAAATTGCCCGGCTCATCAATCAGTATAAAATTAAATGCTTGCTGATATTTGGCAAGCATGACAAACTGTTCCCACAATCGGCAGCTATGCCATTTTTAGGGATGCTTGATGAGGCCGAAGTGCATGAAGTTGACCTTGGGCACTGGTTGGTTACAAAGGCACTGGACGAGTATTTAGTTAAATAA
- a CDS encoding glycosyltransferase N-terminal domain-containing protein: MLLYNIGIKLYSLFIRFASLFNNKARLWIAGRKNTVFVRMECSIWFHFASLGEFEQGRPILEAMRNLHPGKKIVITFFSPSGYEIRKNTPLADHVYYLPLDTAQNARRFIDAINPEIVIFTKYEYWFHFFNEANKHKIPLYIVSGIFRQGQVFFKWYGGFNRKILSLVSYFFLQDEASKQLLQGIGITNTLVSGDTRFDRVWANAQNRKQLPLIEEFKNGQKLFIAGSTWPQDEALLAKLVSQYPDWKFIFAPHEIPEEKINNLISLLPEGKAITFSQLKSEAEGLKSGDFINQSLTSNLQSLVIDNIGMLSSLYAYADIAYIGGGFGVGIHNTLEAAAFGLPVIFGPNYQKFNEAKELIALKAGFSIGNETELKGIVETLINDEAFYSVTSKKVSTYVKENVGATELIMRFIDK, from the coding sequence ATGTTATTATATAATATAGGTATCAAATTATATTCCCTTTTTATCCGTTTTGCCTCGTTATTTAACAACAAGGCAAGGCTTTGGATTGCAGGACGTAAAAACACTGTTTTTGTACGTATGGAATGCAGTATTTGGTTTCACTTTGCTTCACTTGGCGAGTTTGAGCAAGGCAGGCCGATACTGGAAGCCATGAGAAATTTACACCCCGGAAAGAAAATAGTAATCACCTTTTTTTCTCCTTCGGGATATGAGATCAGGAAAAATACCCCGCTTGCCGACCACGTTTATTACCTGCCTTTGGATACCGCCCAAAACGCCCGCAGGTTTATTGATGCCATTAACCCCGAAATTGTCATTTTTACTAAATACGAGTACTGGTTCCATTTTTTTAATGAAGCAAACAAGCATAAAATCCCCCTGTATATCGTATCAGGCATTTTCAGGCAAGGGCAGGTGTTTTTTAAATGGTACGGCGGTTTTAACCGCAAAATACTAAGCCTGGTAAGCTACTTTTTTTTACAGGATGAGGCCTCTAAGCAGTTATTACAAGGTATCGGCATTACCAATACATTGGTAAGCGGCGACACCCGCTTTGACCGCGTTTGGGCCAATGCGCAAAATCGGAAACAATTGCCCCTGATTGAAGAATTTAAAAACGGGCAAAAACTATTTATCGCAGGCAGCACCTGGCCGCAAGATGAAGCCCTCCTGGCCAAACTGGTAAGCCAATATCCCGATTGGAAATTCATCTTCGCCCCGCATGAGATCCCGGAGGAGAAGATTAACAACCTGATAAGTTTATTACCCGAAGGGAAGGCCATTACATTCTCTCAATTAAAGTCCGAAGCCGAAGGTCTGAAGTCCGGAGATTTCATTAACCAATCGCTAACCTCCAACCTTCAGTCTCTCGTCATCGACAATATCGGCATGCTTTCGTCCCTTTATGCTTATGCTGATATCGCCTATATAGGGGGCGGATTTGGTGTGGGGATCCATAATACCCTGGAGGCAGCTGCTTTTGGACTACCGGTCATCTTCGGCCCTAACTATCAAAAATTTAATGAGGCGAAAGAGCTCATTGCCCTCAAAGCAGGTTTTAGCATCGGCAACGAAACAGAACTTAAAGGCATTGTGGAAACGCTGATTAATGATGAGGCTTTTTATAGCGTTACCAGTAAAAAGGTTTCAACTTATGTGAAGGAAAATGTAGGGGCTACGGAACTGATCATGAGATTTATTGATAAATAA
- a CDS encoding UDP-glucose/GDP-mannose dehydrogenase family protein, with amino-acid sequence MKIAVIGTGYVGLVTGTCLAETGNEVTCVDIVEEKVNKMRNGEMPIYEPGLDILFLRNIKQERLTFTTNLAEAVAPAKVIFLALPTPPGADGAADLSYVLGAAKDIAKLITEYKVIVTKSTVPVGTADKVTAVMKANTDVPFAVVSNPEFLREGVAVEDFMKPDRVVIGTMDEKARQVMGDLYAPYVRQGNPILYMDERSSELTKYAANSFLATKITFMNEIANMCELVGADVDMVRKGVGADGRIGKRFLFPGVGYGGSCFPKDVQALSKAAEENKYDFKILNSVMEVNETQKKRLVVKMREYYGEGGLKDKHFALWGLAFKPETDDIREAPALYIIDELLAAGATVTAYDPEGMPNVKKLLGDKVAYAANRYDALEEADALLIVTEWPVFRTPDFDFMKEKLKAPVIFDGRNLYDLDRMKDYGFYYNSIGRKIVTI; translated from the coding sequence ATGAAAATTGCTGTAATTGGTACAGGTTATGTAGGCCTGGTAACGGGAACTTGTTTAGCCGAAACGGGAAATGAAGTAACTTGTGTAGATATCGTAGAGGAGAAGGTAAACAAGATGCGCAATGGCGAAATGCCAATTTACGAGCCGGGGCTTGATATTTTATTTCTGCGGAATATCAAACAGGAAAGGTTAACCTTTACCACCAACCTTGCCGAAGCAGTAGCACCGGCAAAAGTGATTTTTTTAGCCTTGCCAACGCCGCCGGGGGCCGATGGTGCAGCCGATTTGAGCTATGTGCTTGGGGCAGCAAAAGATATAGCCAAACTGATTACCGAGTATAAAGTGATCGTAACCAAATCAACCGTACCGGTAGGTACGGCAGATAAGGTAACCGCAGTGATGAAAGCCAATACCGATGTGCCTTTTGCGGTGGTATCCAATCCCGAATTTTTACGCGAAGGGGTAGCCGTAGAAGATTTCATGAAACCGGATAGGGTAGTGATTGGTACGATGGATGAAAAAGCCCGCCAGGTGATGGGCGATTTGTATGCACCCTACGTGCGCCAGGGCAACCCGATATTATACATGGACGAACGCTCATCCGAGCTGACCAAATATGCAGCCAACTCATTTTTGGCCACCAAGATCACGTTCATGAACGAGATTGCAAATATGTGCGAACTGGTAGGGGCAGATGTGGATATGGTACGCAAAGGAGTAGGGGCAGATGGCCGGATCGGTAAACGCTTCCTTTTTCCGGGGGTAGGTTATGGCGGCAGCTGTTTCCCAAAAGATGTGCAGGCATTGTCTAAAGCAGCCGAAGAGAATAAATACGATTTCAAGATCCTGAACTCGGTGATGGAAGTGAACGAAACCCAGAAGAAACGCCTGGTGGTCAAAATGCGCGAATATTACGGTGAAGGTGGGCTGAAAGATAAACACTTTGCATTGTGGGGATTGGCTTTTAAACCGGAGACCGACGATATCCGCGAAGCACCGGCACTGTATATCATCGATGAGTTGCTGGCAGCCGGTGCCACGGTGACCGCCTATGACCCGGAAGGTATGCCAAACGTCAAAAAACTGCTTGGCGATAAGGTTGCCTATGCCGCCAACCGGTATGATGCCCTTGAAGAAGCCGACGCCCTGCTGATCGTGACCGAATGGCCGGTATTCCGCACGCCAGACTTTGACTTTATGAAAGAAAAGCTAAAAGCACCGGTGATCTTTGACGGGCGTAATCTGTATGACCTGGACAGGATGAAAGACTATGGATTTTATTATAACAGTATAGGCCGTAAAATAGTAACAATATGA